Part of the Mercenaria mercenaria strain notata chromosome 8, MADL_Memer_1, whole genome shotgun sequence genome is shown below.
TTTAGACAAGACCtttattgacaacttccgttacttaggGCGCATTTTTGCACgcagaaaagttgttttagagggtctgagtgtttatctggatagttttttttctctgtgtaaaatatcgatttttaaaaatgggaatcgataatcgatcgaccaaaaaatatcgttgatacatagatatcgtttctatcgatgacagccttAGTGACATCACGGCGATCTAGCCATTATTGATATTGGCAAACTTTCGTTTTgtcggctgaataatgcagtgatttattcgagacgattaaaagtaaatctttagtacaaatgtatgtattcccacaaaattttgtttgcgataagtatcgatatctttagtaaataactggtatcattacttattcattaggaaatccatttccggacggctagaatgcaggctaggcattcggttactggacggctagacacttcctttgaGGAAACAATCGTGgctacatctacatctactgcccaacaatcaattctgattataactgggaggcgctagtctgggacagactgttaaaagatgagcaagctcattaggtgcaaagttaaaaagaactacaattactaagattaaaaacatagatatagattagGTTACAGTTGCCAACTTCTCGGTGAATAGAATtaaactggggctggactgtatgtaTAGGGGAAGACCATTCCAGGAATGAATTGTTCTTCGAAAAAAGGAGTAAGAATGGTATTGTGtatgagattgtgggatcaagtatttcaggttccttgtaggtgtgaggtggttatggtcaactgcaataagTCTGTAccttattttagaaaatataacaagagaaTTTTTGATGTGGCCTTGTTCAGGGGGTTGCCAGTTGGGGTCTTCAAGCATATGCGAATGTCACAACTAAACATCCATTTAAAAGCttctacaaataaaatacaacCACATACGTGTAACACTGTGTCTTTCATCAGCTGTCTAGTGATTGGCGCCGCAGTGTGCAGTGACGGTGATTCTCCGTGTTCAGATCATCTAAATTAACCCTATCATCATTATTGACCAAATAAATATGACAAATGTCTATGTCTAGCATAAGACAACTCTCATCGTTTATAACTTATCAGGGAAATTCTGGTACTTTAAACCATAGTTCTTTCAGTTTGATGTGCTTTCTTGTGCCTTGCTTGTGGGGTTGAAACATCACTTTAATTATTCTTCAAGCTGGCTTTATTAGGTTTGGTGTTGGAGAGAGACCCAAGGTGCCCTCTACGCATTGTTTTAATAGTCGTGTGTGGGCACCTTGCGTCTTCCTGCACCTTCAAAAGGtagaaaagttgccatatgacctagatTGTGTTGACTCTAAACCCGACACGAtgaataaatgagccatgccatgagaaaaccaacatagtgcagtctggtcaggatccatgctgttcgctttcaaagcctattgtaattagagaaaccgttagcgaacagcatggatcctgaccagactgcgcgaatgctggtcacaaagcttttatgttggttttctcatggcgcggctcaaatcaagCTTACGACTATCAGACAAGTTAGATTTATTTGTTACAGATTTGAGAGCTACAGTCTATAGGAATACAACAATTATGTATCAGCAGAGGAAGTCAAGTGGTTACAGACCTGGTAATGTGCCATATATGAGCAATGCTGTGCAGAACTTTCCAGCACCTGCCGTACCTCAGTCCGGGTACCAGACGGTTCCCGTAATGCATCAACAGGCTTATGGTATGATATGTACTATACAAATAGGTGTTATTAAATGGGAACAGTCCTTTATTTATCTGAGCCAAAAATACCCACAAATGTGCTAATAATCCAGAAAATTGTAGAATATTTGCCATACTGAAGTTGTAAGTTTTTAAACTGGGCCTGTGACTTTTTACCTAAACTTTAGGAAAAGTTATATTCCAAATTTATTTAGGAAAAGTCATATTCCCAATTTATTTAGGAAAAGTCCTATTCCCAATATATTCCTAACAAGAATGTATTGTTATTATGACTAAAAATTTTATGCTTTGTATCACTGGTGTGACCATAAATGCAACAAAAGCAACAAAGTTTGTTTCAGAAGATATATAAATGAgccccaccatgagaaaaccaacatagtgcatttgcgaccagcatggatccagaccagcctgcgcattcgcgcagtctggtcaggatccatgctgtttgctttcaaagttataaaccgttagcgaacagcatggatcctgaccagactgtgcagatgcgcaggctggtctggatccatgctggtcgctaatgcactatgttggttttctcatgtgcGGCTCAAATTATTGTTTCTACAGGTTACGTCCAAGTTCCTCAGTGGAATCATCAGCCAAGCATGAATTTTCCAGCAAGGAACAACGTGATttacaacagcaacaacaatgGCAATGCATTAGTAAACAGTCGAGGATCAAACAAGTAAATTAAGTTGGAAGTTGAAAtgctttattatcattttgctttGACATTGTTGCAGGCCTACTTTGTACTGCATGGCTCTGTGGCTGGGTTTGGGGTACTCTGTGCTTCTggaaaaatctacccttacattttggCAGACTTGAACTTATTGTATTCATAATCAGTATTATTTAATTGAATTAGCATTCAGTAGTTTTTCATGTAGTTTGACTTACCCAGTAATCAGTAATTAGACATTTTAAGTAGTTAAATTTAATTGATTACAACGTTAAATTAGCTGCAGTAAGTCACTTATTATGAGTAGACCAGTGTCACTGCAATTCCTAAAAGAAGTAGCTTCAAACTGTAAAGGCTGATTGTGAAAATCATTCTCAGGCCTGGCCTCAGCATAATTATGATTGTTTACCTATGCCTATTTCGTATATTGAAATATTGACCAATGACAAGCGTTAAACATTCAAAGACTGGTTTCAGAACTCACTTTAGTATTGGAAAAGTTGTAAGCTATGCTGGTTTGAGACTGGTTTCATAACCTTAGATGATAACTTATTGCAGGAGATCATATGGTCGGTCAAATACAGAGCAATACGATGATTATGAACCAAACCGGAAGAAAAGAAAACCAGAACAAGAGACAATACCAGCAGCAGTAAAGGATAATATAAATGATAAGGTAACTGTCCATTTTTTCTTGTTCGTTTGTGACACAATAATAAGCTTGAATCATGAATTCAGTGTTGTTTAAGTCACTGGTTTACAACTGATCCTCTGCCACAATAGTTAGTTACTCTAAGATATGGATCTGAAGGAAAATCTGAAAGTATGTTTGTTTCACTCTCCAGTTGAACTTGCAGTAAGTTATTATTAGCCATTCAAAGCTTTAAATCACTTGGTTAGATGAGTCTcaaataattattataagctCTCAAATTAAGTGCTCAAATTTCATATATGCTTCTTACATTTAGTAAAATTCCTGCTGAATTCTTACGTCCCCTCCATGAAGGGTAACCAACATTTCCAATCTCAACTTTCATTGAACATTAGTTTAAATCTATGCAAGGGACTGGCTAAAGATTTTGAATTTAGGTATATGTATCCAGTAAGTAGGGACAAGACACTACCATAACTGATTAGTGTCATAACTGATTAGTGTCAGTTATTTTTTTGAGGTTTCTCCCTTTTTCATTTATTGCTTGTAATGCTCCATAAATCCAACAGCACTGAACGCGATTTCAGTGCAACTTAGACAATAGATAAAATCTTAGCTGTAAGAGGAAATCATTTCGTGAATAGCTTGTAGTTACATTAAAGACCTTACTTCCATCTGCcagggacctccgtggccaagtggttaaagttgctgacttcaaatcacttgcccagaCATGGGGCCAATTACTTTGAAAAGTAATCGAttattaagacattttttaataATCGATTATTAATTGATTAACAGACCAATTTCTATTAAACGATTAAATTATTAATCAGTAACCCAAAGTAATCATGATTAATGATTATTTTTGAAAAGCACAGAATGAAACATAAATCACACAGCtctaaacatacatatataaataacagTGACAAAATATATTCATCTAAGCAGTCAACTAGAGTCAAATGGTCCAAAATAAAATGTCCCATAATTCCTAAATAGCTTTTCATTTGGCGATTTGACCATGATAGATCAATAGTCAAGTACACGCTTTGAGCAGTTTGTAGATTGACTTCAGGTTAGCCTGAATTGCGGCTGATTTCTCACATAAAAGTGTTGAAGAAAGATGCTTCCTAGAGGGAACTTGGTACCTAGGTTCAAGCGATTTGAGCAGTGTTTTAAATTCACTGCGTTCTACGGTGGAGAGCAGTATTAGATTTCCAGCAATGAAATGAACAAGGGCATTTGTAATCTCAGTCTGGTGAAGATCTTTTGCAGCGAAATCATGGTCACAAGCTAAGAGCAATTATGAAATTCAgtctttttatatttcttgaataaaaagGGTGTCTTTTTCCTCATATTAACTTATAACTTTTAAATCTCCATACAAATTATTGTATGGTGATTTAAAACTGTGCCCTGAGGCAAAGTCCAGACAGATGTATGAAATTGGGTACACCTAATTAGGTGATAATTGTCGGTCAATATCCTGAAAGTGTACTCTTCTTACCATACTTGTTTACTGTCACACATTTATGACATGTATGACCACAATGCTATACCTTATAAGGTAATGATCAGCCTCATATATAAACAAGTAATCATATATTAATCGTAAAATGATCATGATTACAGCCTAATTTTCTTCATTAATcgattaaattattaatcattaaTCAGAAAAAAGTATGATTAATGATGATTAACGAAAAATATTAATCGATTATTAATCATTATGATTACTTTAATTGATTACCCAATGTCTGCACTTGCCCCACATTGATGCGGGTTTGAGcttcactcagggcgttgaattcttcatatgaggaagccatccagctggcttacggaaggtcagtggttctacccagttgcctgctcatgatgaaataatgcacggaggggcacctggggtttcttcctccatcaaagctggaaagtcgccatatgacctataactgtgttggtgcgacgttaaaaccaacatgataaataaataaatatttccatCGGCCATACTTTTGTTTGAAACATGTCTCCCTAAGTTCTGGAGAGGTTTTGGTGAAACTAGTACTATAGATATATGTCAAAGAGAGAAAAAGTAGAGAAGAAAAAGTATAACTCTTGAACACTTCAGATTGTCTCCCTTTGTACTCTTGGAGGGGGTTTACATTAGCTGCTATTTTCTTTAGTTTCACATATAAGTTATTACATGATATGGTGAATCAGTATCAATGGATATTTTCAATACAGAAAGAAAAAGGAAAGGCCTGCAgtatgcaattttttttatatacatgtactaattgttctatgacaaaacctgtattagtgataaaagttcaaaattttaagaaattattttcacTATTTTAGATTTGCAATACTCTTTAGTAGATAGGTAACATTAAACCATGAAAATAGTTTGATGTTGTGCATGGCGTGTATTTTTCATGTCATTCATGTGACAAATTATGCTTATCACTAACTGAAcatacatgtactacatttgaatacttagaaacagtttaaaatgattttgctgAAAAGAAACTTCAACAGGGGCCTTTTAGCTTTACTCCTCTATATTCTCATTGTGCATATCGGTAGTTGCTTTAGAATTTTAGTTGCCTTGGCATCACAGATAACATAAAATATGGCAGACTTTGATTGCCTTAGATAAGTGAATTACAAGATACCAGTTTCTAGTTTCtgcttaaaaataagaaaaacaatgatgttctggtattttaaactatttattttgcCATAATTATGTCGTGCCACTAATGCAGGTTCTCTCATGTATTagcctagtccaaataataggacagtTTTGGGACAGCATGATAttttttgactgtcgctgtcctgtcacagagggatgacaactataaaataacagatcataaaaaaagtcatcctgataagccaaatTAGTAAGGCTAGAAATAGCCCATACAAATTATTGTTATGCATATGAGGTAACATTAAAgttaatacaatgtatattgttTACACAAACTAGGTAACAGAAGGTATATGGCAATATTTCGAAGCATACAGACAATCAGATGACATATACCGAGCCAAAGTAGACTTACGCGATGCCCTCTACGTCATTTTCAAGGATGTGTTCCCATGTAAGTTTGGTATTATACTTTCCAATGAACCATAAGCCAAACCTTGGACCTCTGTTTAAATGCACGTAAAAAGCTGCATATTAAGGGATCTCCCAAGGCAGATGGGCTAATGACATCCCATCCCACAAAGGTAATTTAAAGTTGTCTGCTATCCAGTTTGGATAAGTTTCTTTGGAGTTTTAGCCCTCAAATAATCAGAATTGCTTTAATGGACAGTGTCCAGTCAGTAGAatactttaaaagttaaattttacttGCTGTGATGGGCACATATTGTTTCATTTTGACCCTCTTGTTCAGGTTGTAGTGCAGTAAGAAATCTCAACTTCAGTTATATTGTGTTCTTGCTACAGTCTACTTAAAGGAAGTGTGCTTCTCTAATGAAATGGTTTAGATTGCTAACTTCAGATCCATACAGCTCGTACCTTGTAGGTATACATattagtggttctacccaggtacttCACCATTTTTCCACTAGCAGTTTTATTTCTTCACCAAGTCTTAAGGAAACAACTTAGTGTAGATTTCTGTACATTTCAGACAGCGGTCTATATATAGTAGGATCATCTATGAGTGGTTTTGCAACACGGAGCAGTGATATGGACCTCTGTTTGATGTTGAGCCAGCAACCGGTATGTttcagattttctgaaaatgtttcttttattctGCATTTTTGTCTAAGATatgttttaaatctttaaaacgTAATGAAACTTGTATGTTTCTATGATGTTTGAAATAGGACTTCTATGCTGAAAGGTTACGCTTTTCAAATATATGCCTCATATTAAtgttaaggcgtaaaaaaataaTCGATTGTTTctggtatcctgacctaccctaaatttttggcccgaccctaaatgtttttatggccttggagaatatttttttcaactttttaacaaaaagttgcaaaactgcactttttatgctttaaacatggccaatGATGTTAGAaaacaacttactgatgctctaaaggcatagcccctttatttgtaatcatttctgacacaaaaataatttccgaaatgtctaacttaataaaaaaaaattccaaaaaaaaataatttctgacctacctaccctaatttttttttagcatgttaccggaaacaaagaattttttttttaggcctaataagATACTTTCTGTCTGTGATAACAAGGTTTGAAGTCTTGTACCCCTTTGACTGGGGATTGGAAGGAGGTTAGGGGAGGAATATGTTTGccctctgtccatctgtctgtctgtgtgtctcaTCTCGGCAATAGTCCTGTTATTTACTGCTTTTAGTGCATCTGGGGTAATTGGTTTTCTTTAAAGTCAGAAAGCTGAAGCAAGACGACGATTTGTTAGCAGAATGCATGTTACAGTATACTGTTATACCCTAGTTGTACGAGTAGAAAATATggtatttgaaagaaaaaaacaacagtatattgcctatattacaaagataaaataatCAAATTGTGTACCACAAACTTTCCTAtgtatgcaaggtttcatgtttGCATATCCAAACTTTGTATTTATTTGCACACACATTATGAAAATGAATTTGAGAATCTTTGCGGAATAACAGCCTATTGACTGAGTACTGACACATGAATTTGTTGTCATGATAATCTATGTCTATCTAGATTGATGGTAAGAGAGAGGCAGTAGAGATTTTGATGGCTATACAGAAATGTCTCCGTCGCTGCAGTGAGTACTTA
Proteins encoded:
- the LOC123522951 gene encoding poly(A) RNA polymerase GLD2-like isoform X1 — protein: MSMSSIRQLSSFITYQGNSDLRATVYRNTTIMYQQRKSSGYRPGNVPYMSNAVQNFPAPAVPQSGYQTVPVMHQQAYGYVQVPQWNHQPSMNFPARNNVIYNSNNNGNALVNSRGSNKRSYGRSNTEQYDDYEPNRKKRKPEQETIPAAVKDNINDKVTEGIWQYFEAYRQSDDIYRAKVDLRDALYVIFKDVFPYSGLYIVGSSMSGFATRSSDMDLCLMLSQQPIDGKREAVEILMAIQKCLRRCRFVRRSQVIRARVPILKFEDYDNGVECDLNINNSVGIRNTHLLRYYAAMDWRVRPLVLFTKRWARFHDINDASKKTISSYSLCLMVLHYLQYGCNPPVLESIQKLYPDLFDYGDDIRNLKMNVKIQFKSKNSQSLGDLFLGMLKYYTTEFSFDEDVISVRQGTKLPLHLVQSWTSPADKNMWKCLKIEEPFDRSNTARSCYDERTFARVMHVFSRSYRQLARTHNLDSILSQPF